A section of the Triticum dicoccoides isolate Atlit2015 ecotype Zavitan chromosome 7A, WEW_v2.0, whole genome shotgun sequence genome encodes:
- the LOC119333102 gene encoding calcium uniporter protein 6, mitochondrial-like, whose protein sequence is MWRAAASRLLLHRRPSPATATAACTLQNRRLLSANAEFTTGEARRVVRLVGVEMLKRSLRDRSEEVISYGEFLEECVEAGAARTHGQAEVLARAMEQSGVVLFFRGKVYLHPEKVVDLVISALPPLVEESDSDAREKEFEALKKKKQEIETQAHRQVRRIVWTGLGFLQLELGLIARLTYLEFSWDVMAPMTYFIAGFHLLAAYAYFLITSSDMSYRTFMEGMFDTRWRKLCVRHGFDIEKYRELERQIRCPLGGEHSKGSATKGIFADIEWWLSDRQKDQVDYSDAYNKLLWISKANPNHQKVTILMV, encoded by the exons ATGTGGCGAGCAGCCGCCTCTCGCCTCCTCCTTCACCGTCGGCCGTCTCCGGCAACCGCTACGGCGGCCTGTACTCTGCAAAACCGCCGGCTTTTATCGGCGAATGCAGAGTTCACCACGGGGGAGGCTCGGCGAGTGGTGCGGCTTGTTGGCGTCGAGATGCTCAAGAGGAGTCTGCGGGACCGGTCGGAGGAGGTGATAAGCTACGGCGAGTTCCTTGAGGAGTGCGTGGAGGCCGGCGCGGCGCGCACACACGGCCAGGCGGAGGTGCTCGCGCGGGCGATGGAGCAGTCCGGCGTCGTGCTGTTCTTCCGGGGAAAGGTCTATCTCCACCCCGAAAAG GTTGTCGACCTGGTTATAAGTGCTTTGCCGCCTTTAGTCGAAGAGAGTGACAGTGACGCGAGAGAAAAAGAGTTTGAGGCACTAAAGAAAAAGAAGCAAGAGATCGAAACGCAGGCACACAGGCAAGTCAGACGAATCGTGTGGACAGGTTTGGGGTTCTTGCAGTTGGAACTTGGCCTCATCGCTCGTCTCACATACTTGGAGTTTTCGTGGGATGTGATGGCGCCAATGACCTACTTCATTGCCGGTTTTCACCTGCTTGCCGCCTACGCCTATTTCCTCATTACCTCATCCGATATGTCGTATCGGACCTTCATGGAGGGGATGTTCGACACAAGATGGAGAAAACTCTGCGTCAGACATGGTTTTGATATAGAGAAGTACAGGGAATTGGAGAGACAAATAAGGTGTCCCCTTGGAGGTGAACATTCTAAAGGTT CTGCGACCAAAGGGATCTTTGCAGATATCGAGTGGTGGCTGAGCGACCGCCAAAAAGACCAAGTTGACTACTCTGATGCCTATAACAAGTTGCTGTGGATCAGCAAGGCCAACCCGAACCACCAGAAGGTGACTATACTAATGGTCTAA